The Gossypium hirsutum isolate 1008001.06 chromosome A03, Gossypium_hirsutum_v2.1, whole genome shotgun sequence genome contains the following window.
AcaaattaaattgtattattataaGGGTGTTTCtgtctttttatgtttttatacaaaatttaaatccgtgacataatgaattttaaatatttaactttacattttcaactaaaatttcattttttatataaaattttaataaaatatttattacataatttttttattcacgtTATGGTACCATAATCTAGTATTTTCTTTAAACATATAATGCAACAATTATTTTCTTAAGTTACAATTAACTATATCAACGATTTCAATCAAAGTCAATCATTACAAacactaaattaaataaagaaattcaACTACACAATTTTCACAATACCTTGATCTTTGTCAAAAACGGCTAAAACATCGTTCGTGAACTTTCAAAAAAGTTGTTATTACATCAAAAAGTGCTTGGTGCAGTGGTAAAATACATTGctcttttaaaaaaagaatttggaTTCGAACTTTGGAAACAACATTGTTAGGAGCGGTAATCACGAATCCCAAATATAAACCGTAAAATAAATAACAGTTTGATGGCAACCAGTTTCTACCATGAAGAGTAGTTATTATTATTCTCTCTAATTACTTGAAATGCAAGTTGGCGTGAATCATAATATCACCATATCTTTGAACTTTCAACCATAAGAAATTCAAACACTTCAGTTCACCTACATGTTTGACAAATTCACTCCCTTTGTACCTAAAGAGATCATATAATAACCCCCCAAACTTGTCCCTTTGTGTTATTCTTACGTAAACCCTAGTTCGATTGTGTTTCAATCAAGCTCCATTGCATGCACACCCATCGAGACCGACGAAGAAAAAGCTTTCAGCACATGCGCACATGGGGTGTTGCGGTGATGCTGcaaatatcaatatatatagccatgcaattcatttcatatttgtaaaggcccaattttggcccaacttAAACCAACCCTAACCAAACTCAATTTAGCCCAACAGACTAAAACCCTAAGCCCAGCCCAAACCTaaacaattttcagcaaaaaagagaggagaagaaccCTAGCCGCCGCCCCACCTTGGCCCGCCACTACCagttgtctgccaccagcacacccacttgcctccaccactctatgcctgcaaaagaagacaaaaaaggacagcaaagaaaaacaccaaaaaatgaaattctttgtattttttttctttggattttgggcTATATAAAAGCCCTATGGTCATTGTAAAGAGGGGGACACCATAGTAATAAAAAGATAGATTTTGAATTAGAGAATGTGATATTtcgttttttttgaaaaaaaaaacacactacAAAAATTCAATACAAAAAAACCAGCAAAAAAATCAGAAGAGGTGACTTTTAGTCTTTATTCCGACttgattttcattttctttattccgacttgattttcattttctttcttcgtgtttttttatttagtgtaaaataaaaaaggaaggaaCTAACCCGTGTTTGGAAACCTTTGAATCTCTGCTTGTTTCGTCATAATCGAAACTTGATAGCGATTTAGAGTTTGCGAGTGAAAGTCACGAACTGGTGGTCCAATGAAGCCTTGATTGACCATTGTTGGGTCGAAAGGAAAGGCAAGAGGATCGTCGATGGAGGGCTTGAAGATCGGCCGAATATTGAAGAGAAAAGcttggttttctttcttttttttttttgaagcagCTAGGGGATTTACTTAGGATACTTAGGATTTGCTTTTGCTGCTTTGGGGAAGATTAAATGGCACCGTTTCAGGCTAATACTAATAGCCCCAAAATGGGACTACTTAAAAAAGAGGGTTATTTGTAATATGAGTCCCTCTTCTCTTACATGTGTCTCATTTTAGCTTAAATTCTAGCTTTTTAATTTATCCCTTAAagttcatttctttttatttttggttccTTGACCGTTGAatcttgtttatttttcattttttttattattttcaatattatgcatttatttttattttctttagtattttatttacttGCTCTTTTAAATTCAACCccttatattttgttttattttcatgtttaCTGATTTATCTGTATTTTACGCCTtagacttcatttttttttatgttaaatcgaatccttttagttttcatttttgttttttttttattttttatttcactattATTTTGTACTATTCTTTTGCCTTTATTTTACATTCATGGCTTATTACAAATGCTcattgtattattactattaatatccTTGTCacgttttcttttttgttattttttgtcttatttgttttatttattttattgtttctaaTTTCGaactaaattgttttatttattatcttgTTCATCtacttatttctttattccttaaCTTTTATACTGAAAAgttcatttatttatgtttttttatatgctCTTCGATTTTactattatgtatttatatatatatttagtcccatgctaatttattttatgaattcttttaaatttatcttaatatatttttatgtacataagTCATTTTTTTAGAACATATTTTACTACATATTGTTTTGATTTTAAATCTCacatttaaatactatttttatatatatacatttattacTTCAAtggatttttctattttaaaacacTTTTTGCTTTGTGATTTATCAagtattttcaatatatatatgaaataattttgggaacttttttgttattataaagttattatttttcaatagatCTATATATTGCTTAGGTGTTTGTATAGTCTATTATTTTAAACGTCTTGATGTAAGGATATGTATaatttttagactattttaaaaatttatatatcttattattaatctcatgttttttaaataaacttgCATATACATATGTTTCATAAATCTATTTTGTGTATTATGTCTTGTCATATATcttcattattattcttttatattatatatatgatttaaatcATCATGTAGTTTGTCaacttttaaatgtatttgtgtttaaaatattttacatgcaaTTCAATTCAAACCTTCATTCTATAATATCTGTTTCAAAAAACTATATATCTAGCCCTAGTTTTTTTTTATGTACAAATTTGTCAACCTACACTTCATGTGTCCATTTATTTGTCGTTATCTAAAAATAGTTTTATACCATATTATTTCTTCGATTTGCATTTTGTTTTGGATATCTAGTAGTAGTCATGATACATTATGCCATGCATGTTATCGTTgcattatttatttgttcatttttttatattgccATGTTAATTATATTCCATGCTCTTAGTTTTAAGTTcttgttagttgattaaataaattgtattatcTTCATTTTTCCATTGTCGTATTTTTATGCGTACACATATTACCccattcatctttttttttacttgacttttgaaatgtggttttataaaacccaaattttatgattaatttcgtcttatttcaaattgaattaatgcGTTTTAAGCTAGTTTCACAACTATTAAGAATTCTTCAAAACGAAGGCGATATTCGATACTTGGTAATTCGTGGATTCGTGctctaacgtgttgggttgcaatttctcgtttgctcaaagtAATTGAAGGTCCTTTTAGAATTTCACCCGTGTCatctaaaaatcctttaaaacggaggcaatactcggtgtttgacaattcgagaatcgagccctatcgtgctgggttgcgcttttccatttgtccaaaataatcgaatatctcttTGAAATTTTACACGGATTTTCTAAAGtgaggcaatgtttgatgtttggaaattcgaggaatcgtgccctaacgtgctgggtttcgatttctcgttcgactaaatagccaaatatcctcttaaagcttcaaagtatggtatcattaaactataaggcgatcttggtttcgatggtttagagtatcgtgtcctaacgtgctggatatgatattccttcggaacaagagaatcttatatttcaattcacgttatcagagtttcttttaaggatcgtatttttaaaactcttcaaattttcaattttcgacactaagacactaattaatcaactaggtaccaattttgggcatatcgagggtgctaatccttcctcgtgcgtaaccgactcccgaactcatttttctgaatttcgtagaccaaaatcgttgttttaataaaattaaatcatttattaaaaacaaccactttttgaggtgacccgatcacacctcgtcaaaaaaggattggtggcgactcccgttttcattctttttttcaaaatccaagtcgaccccgttttcatcaaaaaaaatggtgtcaacaatattCATTTTAGCAATCGCAGTAGTCCCTTTTGGTTCTCTTAGAGCTGCAAAAGTTGACATAGATATGTCTACCGCCATTCTTTTAAAGGTTGATCAATCCGGCGATGCCGATTTCGTGAAGATTCAAGATGCTATTGATGCTGTTCCATCTAATAATAAGCAagtttatttcattttggtcaagCCAGGGACTTATAGGTGATTTAATAAGCTAGATTATGATGGTTTTTCTTGAAAAAAGAAAAccttttttataattgttttgtttCGTGCAGGGAAAAGATTGTTGTGCCAGCTGATAAACCATTTATAACATTGAGTGGCACTAAACCTCTTGATACCATAATAACATCGAGTGAAGGTGGGGAGATATTTCGTTCTGCAACACTCACTGTTTTGGCTTCCAACTTCGTTGGACGCTATCTTACAATTCAGGTATACATATCTAATTTTGGtgacatttgggttttaaattgatTTCCAAACTGTAAAatgatataaatttaattatgaattacaTCCTTTTACTTTAAGACTATTGGGAAGTTAGTCCAATTAAGTAATATTGTAAATTGGTAACTTGGAAAtcaacaatttaataatttacatGCAAGGAATGAGTAAAAATCAGTTGTTGAACTTCCAGTTTTAAATTGTCGAATTTGATCCATTGGTAGTTGTTTTATGGTGCTCTAATCCGATAAGTTGTCCATGGAAATTATCCATCAGTTCAGGCATTAAATGTCAACTCAAATTTGATAAAGAGTatacattaattaaattatatacacATGTGTATCTACTACATGGAAAACTTGAATTTTACATGTTAACAAAATTCCCCCTGAATTTTATTGATACTAATATTTTATTAGGCCGACAAAAGGAATTGATTGATACAATATTACTAAACTTTGAGAACTCAATTAGAATCTAAGCAATAGCTTAAGGACGTTTGGTGAATTTCAGcctataatgaaataaaatgtgtGGATATATATAGAACAAATTTGGGACGAGCGGCAAGGCTGTTGCAGTGAGGGTATCCGGCGACAAAGCTGCATTCTATGGATGTAGGTTTCTCTCATATCAAGACACTCTCCTCGACGATGCTGGTAAGCATTATTTCAACAATTGCTACATTGAAGGTGCCACCGATTTCATATTTGGAAATGCTGCCTCCCTTTATGAAGTGAGTGCCCATGCATACTATTTATTACCAAGTTATCCTTCATATctaatatatgctatgtgaaaattatttttttcgaaGTTCGTGATTGTCTCTCTGAATTATGTCATTTTtagtgtttaaaattaaattctctCTTTAAAAATGTAATGCACCTTACTCTCGTAGCCAACattcattaattatataattactcTTCTAGATATTATCTTAAAAAAACTGATATATAAACTGTGGTCTCCATGATAGATGTGCCATTTGCATTCCCTTTCGAAAGGAAATGGATCCATCACGGCCCAAAAGAGGATGTCACCGTCGGAGAACACTGGTTTCACTTTCTTGGGTTGAAAGGTAAGCGGCATTGGTGTTGCTTTCCTCGGTAGGCCGTGGGGTGCTTATTCTCGAGTCATCTTTGCCCACACCTACATGTCCAATGTGATTGCCCCACAAGGATGTGATGACTGGCAAGACCAAGCCAAGCATAGGTACATTATTTAATCATAAAGGTCTGATCTGGATTTAGTCCCTTTAATATGctagattttgaaatttagtccttatatcttTATAAAGTTACTAGTATTTTTAAAACAGCTTTAagcattaaatttattattagttgtatatgattgattgattttttGCGTGACCTTGAACATTTGacagaataaatgaaaatttaatggaagcaaataattttattatcaatttgaaCCTACTAACAACATTAGGCTTTGTTAGTAAACTGACCCCTGAGCTATATCACAATTCTCAATTTGACCATTAAAGTATTTTGGGTCATAAATGAtatctaaattattatttttgtcacAGTTGACCTAAAAAACAATACCAACATACGACACATTCTTATTGGCAATCGTACACTTTTTTAGATAAAATgagacaaaattaataatttaggtaCTGTTTTTGAgcccaaaaaaatttaaagaccAATATGAAAATTGGGGTACAGTTTATATGTCATTTACCAATAAAGttgtaatattataaaaataaaaataaaaaaatttatgttgacTTGGAGTAAAGaggttaaatttcaagtttcatcCTAACAGAAGgacaaaagataaaattaaaccaATAAAAAAGGCTAAAATTAGACTATTTTAACGAATTCCTATTTTCCATGACAGTACTGTGTATTATGGTGAATATAAGTGCTATGGTCCCGGAGCCGATACCTCGAAGAGGGTTCAATGGTCGCACCGCCTATCACAAGACGAAGCTGCGCCATTTTTGACCAAGGACATGATCGGTGGGCGAGGGTGGCTTAGACCCACaccaaaaaatttcaaaagacCCTCTAAACTCTAAGCACCATTGCATGCATCACCATGGTTCATGAAAAACAAATAATCTCTTTACACTTAAGTTTACGGAATTCACCCGTAATCGAGATCAAGATTCGATCCATAAATTTATCCGTATAGTAATGTAATGTATGGGGAACGAAATTGTATTGTATAAAAGaattgggtttagggttttatagTTATCACTTACTCGATCCGAAacaattcatatttattttaatgtaataGTGTAGATAAAATCATTTACATTAACGTATTcaattgaatttatattttttatacaatatataattttatgtatcATCAGTGAATTCAACGACGATATAtcatcaaatatttttaaattttaattcattttatttttaatagtgtgacattatataattaattgaattttttaaagtttatatgattaaattatattgCATAGGATTATATACTATTAATGTAACAAATattaatcttatttatttatttttttcattttttatatgaaattttcacaacaatcatcttttaattaattgatattgaataaaatcatttatcgtactaaatataattttgtattaaattaataaaatcttttttctttaaaaaattatattttattaaaaataattaattataaactattaCTAATTGAAAGTGAATAATTGGATGAATAGTACCTCCATCAACCGAGGCATTGATTCGATAGGAAGGCTGCTATGTTTGAGTTTCATATACATTATTCTAATGGAGCTTCTTTCAAACATGTAAAGCACAATATCTTTAAAGCCAATGGCGGATCTTGGCataagtaaaaaattttaaatttgtaggagtttaatgaaaaaaattttaaataaattttggggtctaattaaaatttttgtgagattaatgagaattttaaaaaaaaataagagagtttaattaaaattttaaaaaaaatttaaaagatataatgagggtttttaaaattttgaggggcctaattaattttttttaaattttaaggaaaaaatcaaatttttccaaaattttgggGGACTTAGGCCCCAAAAGGTTCCACCTCTATTTAGGGTTAATTGCACCAAATGTCTTCAAACTATGACCGAGATTTTCAAATtaatctttaaatattaaaacatcTTAATTAAGTCCTCAAAATATCAATATTATTTCAATCAAATCCTTTTATTTGCCTAGCCATTGATTATATTCAACCATGTAAGTCAAAATTCAAACTTGTTTGCACCTGCTACATGGACAACttatatttaatgtgctaaaaaaATAACATCAGTAAAATCTAAGAGAACTATTTCTTCTTATCTTAACATGTTAGATTCAAGTTGTCCAAATGACAGTTTAtcatatgtttaaaatttaacccATGTACTCAACATCAGACTTGAGCTATCTTCTAATGTTTAAGTTGACGGCtacattgacaaaaaaaaaacttgattaatacgatattaatactttaaaagcTCAATTAGACTACTCTAACATTTAAAAATAGATTATTTTCTTATAAAGGATTATGAGTATGCAAAATTATGTGTTGAATTACAAGGtatattatattttcttattcgattcatttaattataatataatattttattatctcattggtgtcatatatatatatatattaaggttaTTTGCCTAATCATTAATTttgtcattaaattttaaataagtttgtAATTATTGCATGAAGCTTATTAATTGGACCAACCATGCAACTACAAAAGAGTTGGAATCAACACAACATTGGAGCATGGAGCATGGAGCATGTAGCATGTGCCTTCTTAATGGGAGTTTATTAATTGGACCAACGCATGGAACTGCAAAAAAGTTGAAATCAACACAACATTAGAGCATGTGCCTTCTAAATGGGAGTTTATTAATTGGACCAACAGATGGAACTTAAAAAGAGTTGGAATCAACACAACAATGGCGCATGGGCGTTCTTAATGGGAGTTTATTAATTGGACCAACGCTTGCAACTGCAATAGAGTTGGAATCAACATAACATTGGAGCATGTAGCATCTGCCTTCTTAATGGATTGATGGGTAAAAGtatcgttaaaattttttatattaagagtcagattgcattttgtctttactattcaaaaaaattttactcgtttttactgttaaaaatttatcCCTATACGTCAGAATGAGATACACATGACATGTCACGTCTCTTAAAATAAATACCTCTATTATAATTTACCACGATTGATGCTATAGCCGAACAAGACTGCTGCTTTGCAAAAGAACAGGGGTGTATGAATATAGTTCAAGGTAGCTAGGTAAGAACAATGGAATTAAGCCCACTGGTCACTGATCAGTCCAACCCATGATGAAAGCAAACACATAAAACACACATGTTGCACAAGATTCAAGTGATAGCTTAAGTTTTCACCCCTACACTATGAAGCCAACAAGATGAAATTATTGGAAAAAAATatccataaatttttattttattaatatttacgaatagtaaaatacaatattttaattttaaaaggaaaaaaaaatggatACGATACCAACAGTTGATCACTTCCTTAAAAAGAAATTAACTACTTGTCTCTTGAATTGTCGCAAAATAATGAGTGATCCATTCGGTTATATAactatataaaaacattttttatctcttttagcCTATGAACTTTcatgtttgtcaaatcaccctaaaaatagatggaaaaattaacatttattaactttgttgatgtggcatcCACGTGATAGTCTACGTGTGTGCCACGtgacaattaaaattttttttatacactatatgaacttacctaaactGAAATAGTAGCAAACACGACACTAAGAACTACTAAGTAATTCTTCATTTTCCGCATTTGTCTACTAGTTGATTCGTTTTGTGATCTATAtggtaatttaattcaattaaccattcaaataccttaaaacatttaaattcatgcatataacCCCTTTAttagaattttaccattttacccttaatttttacctttttttattcaatttagtccctaaaattgaaacttacgtatttttcataattaaacccaAGACTTTCCAGCCGATTCATATACCATCCCTTAACAGCTCCAATTCaactaaatttttagaaaatttatgtaaattttaatattttaacgtttttgtccctaaactcaaaactatccaaattcactttacaaattaatcctatttcttaacaaagtttcatattctaccatttagcataaaaaaatttaaaaccctCAATGGTAACtttttaaacatttaacaattttacaaattagtcttcgggttagctagattaagttacaaggatttcagaaacataaaatttattaaaatgggaGCAAAATTAACTTACATGATAGATGCTTGGCCAAATTTCTCAAAGTCTTCCAATGGTGATTTCCAGTCAAAGatgatgaaatgaaaaatatgagtgttttgtttcttttgtttatgtttatttatttatttaattactaatttgccctttaaatcatttcataatttccatTCAAAACATATGTAAATAATCCACCAACATACATTTTTGTCTAATTACCTTATAAATCCTCTCACTTTAACAATTTAagccttttaactaataaaaattcataCCGATCAAAGTATTCATCCTCCTATTTATAATATATAGGTGAAAATCGTCTCTTGGTGTTATTTTGTTATCATCTAAAGTAGGGTCCCTTGTTCGACAATTAGAGCAAGACATAGTTAATTAGCATAAATTGATTTGTAAGAACAAATTAATATAGTCTGAGTGAAAAGGTAATCAGGTTATGTTAAAGGGGTTGAATAGTCTAACTTCAACAAATCATGCAGTTGAGTCTATTAGTTGGAGTTTGGTTTTTCTATATCATAAACctggattaaattgtagaagcATCTTTCTAGGACGAGTCTATTTTTCGAGCTATTCATGTAATAAGAAATTGGCGGACTGAAGTTGTTCAACCATTTCTTTTTTGTCATAATCAGGGTATTCACTACCGATAGTCATGATTAACCCCCTTGCTACAGGTgcgttcaaatttagaatttagtttttatatttttatttttaagattttttatttttttatttaaaatttcaggtataattgttaacattgttaatattttttttgttagatttattgatgtgacaatttaaaattaaaaaaatgcttGCTCGAtagccatgtaattaaaaaaatggtgttgtaatgaacctaaattgaacaaaataattttagcaatttgAAAACTAGAGAAACTAAATtcctataaataaaaataaaaaaactaaattcaaaatttatgaagagtataaagacttatatcatattttaataataataagtgTTATCAGGGGAAAAGCCAGGATAAACTTTTAGGGGGggctgaatgaaattttaattctttttactgtctatatttttataatttttaaaagattaaattaattttttacaattttagagggatcaaaatataattttatccttactaatttaaaattttaaaaaaaattaaagatctaaatataaattttttattttaagagggGCCAGGGCTCGCTAACCTCCTATGTATCCGCCTCTAAGTGTTATGAACATAGTACAAGGTAGTTAAGATCATTGGTTCCCTCCCAACCATGGAAACAAATGCTCCACAAGATTCAAGGTATATTCTATTTTTAAAGAGAGAATTCAAGTCTAAGtctcaaaaaataattatttaaaagggCAGTCACGAAATTCAATAGAATTAATCTTCGTGAATCGTAAAATAAATATAGAAGATACAGTggttctctctctatatataacaAGATTACTATGTTAGCTCAAATTCTATTGTTATGTGTAAATTATGGGTCCCTTTAGATAGATAATTTCATTTacgattaatataaaaataataataacaataaaattaaatattataaaatgagacaaaaaaaattaagcacaccATACTAAAAATAAACACTTGTCTAAATAACCCTTAGAGTAAATGATAAAATTCCATAGAACGTggaacatataataataataataagctatGAAGAAAGTAGAAGGGAGGTAGGTAAGACCAAGTGATACCATTGGCCTTCACAACCATTGAAACACATGCTCCACAATATTCAAGTGATGTATAATGTGACACGTTTATTGAATAGAAtgtaataaaattcttaaaagaattttcaaaatttatcaaattattaggTATATTACATTACTTTTacacatatataaattaaaaagtcaaaacaattttaaataatattagtatataaaatatttcttttattatcactaaatttataaaatttacaataaaattagtaaaatagcattttttttctaaacttatgaaattaaaaaattaattgaagcCGATATAAAAAtccatttcaataaaaatatttaaataagtctcgcttaataatttaatattacatCAATAAtttcctaatttttaaaattttttatttaattttaattttttaaaataaaaatattgatataatattaaattattgaaaaataaacagagaatATGCGGTTACTATTTTATACCATCATTTCCCTGCAATGACAATGACAGCAACATTTGAATTCTAGACGTTGGAGCGGTGGCTTTCGAAAAAGAAAAGTGGTGGTGCAATACCAGTTCCAATCAATTCAATGACATAAAAAGGTTTATGTCACCTGACATCCTCAATTGTTGTCCAAACATTAACAATGTAACAGTAATCTGACTTGAAGTgataaatcattatttcaaacaaaaattttaaattaaattatacaattaatccctatattttttcgaATTGATaatgaagaaagaaataaaaagttgAAAGCCATCATTGTCTATAACCAAAACCCATATGCTTCTTTATTGATTGCCAATTCAACTTCCTGacatgttaaaagaaatgaaaaatgtaaaaaaaaatagatggagaaacaaaagaaaatagaaaataatg
Protein-coding sequences here:
- the LOC107927852 gene encoding putative pectinesterase 11 isoform X2 — its product is MVSTIFILAIAVVPFGSLRAAKVDIDMSTAILLKVDQSGDADFVKIQDAIDAVPSNNKQVYFILVKPGTYREKIVVPADKPFITLSGTKPLDTIITSSEGGEIFRSATLTVLASNFVGRYLTIQNKFGTSGKAVAVRVSGDKAAFYGCRFLSYQDTLLDDADVPFAFPFERKWIHHGPKEDVTVGEHWFHFLGLKGKRHWCCFPR
- the LOC107927852 gene encoding putative pectinesterase 11 isoform X1; the encoded protein is MVSTIFILAIAVVPFGSLRAAKVDIDMSTAILLKVDQSGDADFVKIQDAIDAVPSNNKQVYFILVKPGTYREKIVVPADKPFITLSGTKPLDTIITSSEGGEIFRSATLTVLASNFVGRYLTIQNKFGTSGKAVAVRVSGDKAAFYGCRFLSYQDTLLDDAGKHYFNNCYIEGATDFIFGNAASLYEMCHLHSLSKGNGSITAQKRMSPSENTGFTFLG